The Stigmatella erecta genomic interval GCCCTTGAACTGGATGCGCACGCTCGTGGCGGTGGCGTGCTGGACCCGGGTGAAGCCCCGCAGGGACTGCTTGGCGAACTCCACGAGCTGCTCCCTTGCGACGGTGAAGGGCTGCTCCCCGGGCCGGAAGCGCGTGTAGTCGGCCGTCACCTGGGGCGTGAAGACGTTGATCCACCGGCTCCAGTCCCCCGTGTCATGGCCCGCGTCGATGGCCTGGCCGTACTCGGCCGTCAAATCCTGGAGCGCCATCCAGTCCAAGACGGATTGCAGGTCCTTCGCTCTTGTTTCCATGGTCACTCTCCCGGCAAGGGCGTAAGGGGGGCCATTCCCCCTTCGGGACAGGATGACATGACCATCGGGAAGAAGATCGTGGCGGGGTTCGGTTTGTGCCTCTTGGTGCTGCTGGCCGTGGCCATCGTGGCGTTCCAGGGCGCCGAGCAGCTCCTGCGGACGGCGAATGACGTCGTGGCGAGCCGCGAACAGGCCCGCTACCTGCGCGAGGTGCGCACCATGCTCCTGGACGCGGAGACGGCCCAGCGCGGGTTTCTGCTCACCGGGCAGGAGCGCTACCTGGACCCGTACGTGCGTGCCCTGCCCAACATCGAGACCGACCTGGTGCAGCTCAAGCGGGCCTTTCAGAACGATCCCGAGCAGGGCGTGCGCCTGGCCCGGCTGGAGAGGCAGGTCCGCGAGAAGCTGGCCGAGCTGGCGGACACCATCCGCCTGCGCCGGGAGCAGGGCTTCGAGCCCGCGTTGACGGTCGTCCTCACGGACAAGGGCAAGCTGCTCATGCAGGAGATCCGCCAGAACATCGACGAGATGCTGGTGGTGGGGGATGAGCGCTGGATGCAGGCAGCCGACAGCGCCCAGCGCAATGCTCAGCGCAGCATCCTGTTCCTGAGCGTGGGCACCGTGCTGGGGATCCTCATCGTCAGTGTGGGCAGCTTCCTCATCACCCGGGGCATCACCGGCCCGCTGGGACGGCTCATGTCCGGCGTGGAGCACTTCACGCGCGGCAACCTCGCCCACCGCATCGAGGTGCACAACGAGGACGAGACGGGC includes:
- a CDS encoding CHASE3 domain-containing protein; translated protein: MTIGKKIVAGFGLCLLVLLAVAIVAFQGAEQLLRTANDVVASREQARYLREVRTMLLDAETAQRGFLLTGQERYLDPYVRALPNIETDLVQLKRAFQNDPEQGVRLARLERQVREKLAELADTIRLRREQGFEPALTVVLTDKGKLLMQEIRQNIDEMLVVGDERWMQAADSAQRNAQRSILFLSVGTVLGILIVSVGSFLITRGITGPLGRLMSGVEHFTRGNLAHRIEVHNEDETGRLARAFNTMAERRQESEAQVARQSEQREQTLRTVAEFVNQLAGASSEILSSTSEQVASAQE
- a CDS encoding nuclear transport factor 2 family protein, which encodes METRAKDLQSVLDWMALQDLTAEYGQAIDAGHDTGDWSRWINVFTPQVTADYTRFRPGEQPFTVAREQLVEFAKQSLRGFTRVQHATATSVRIQFKGPTLAEVMAYAEVAHYFPLGGVQQEWTIIARYTHQVEKTAEGWRIRAVLLDPIHYRGNLVGLDLVQGRRLV